DNA from Drosophila suzukii chromosome 2R, CBGP_Dsuzu_IsoJpt1.0, whole genome shotgun sequence:
CACTCAATTAATTGTGATATTCAAATATGTATGCATGCATGCTAATGCAGATGCCCTGTATCGGGTTTCTCCTTCTCTGCTGCCTCCCGACCTCCATTCACTGACTAGAAATGCCGCTCCACCTTCAATCGCCCAACTTAGTCAAGAACAAGCTGGGTTCTTACTTTTCTTTGTGCTATAGGCTGCCAGAGATAGAAATATTTATACTAAACGTCGAAGTGCAGTTGCAGATTATGCGTAAGTGGATATCAATACCGTCGTCTCCTCGATCTTCTCAATGCTGTGGTGTAATCTCGTCAACGCCAGCGCTGCCAGTTGGTTCTGCTAAATACATGCTCTAAGCGCTAACTATCAAAGGCCCTACTAATATCGGATCGGCATGGTGCCGCAAGTCTTTTGTAAATCATTACAAATATCATTATAGTTAAGGTACAACTAAATATCATCATTAATATAATCCAAATTAGCTAACCCGGCTCGCTAAAGCTAActaaacataaatatatacGAACTTAAGAATTCACAGAAACGAGTGCGCCTCACGAAATTAAACCTGGGCCGTTTGGGTTGGTGCTTCATTGTGTATTAGCAGCATGGCAACGCAATGGGTATCCGGATCCCCATCTCTTTCGGAAGCCATCGTCACCTGGCATGCCCGGAGCTGGCTGACTGGGCCTTTGCCTGCTTGCCGTTGCCCGAATTCGATGTAGAACCGCCGGCGGTGGCAGGAGCTGCAGCCGCATTCTGCTCTCGATCCCTTTCGACCCGATGGTGGTGACCATGCTGATGTTGGTGATGGTGCCGCCTGCCCCCGCGATAGTGGCGACGATTGTGGTGATAGTTATTGTTGGTCGGCTCTGGCATGATACGCTGGGTCTCCTGCACGACGGGCGCAAATGTGGAACTAGTGGTTGGCTTGATGGCCTCCTCCTTGGCCGGTCCCTCCAGCTTCTTGGCTGCCTCGGCCTCCTCGCGACGACGCCTTCGCCTGATGTCCTCCTCCGTCTCGATTGAAATCACGGCAGATCCCTCGGCCTTCACATCGATGATGGCTCCGCGACTCTTCTGCTGCAAATACAGTTCTGACATGCGCTGCTGCATCTGGCGCAGCTCCTCGGTCACCTTAAAGTCCGGAGCATTAAGGAGCTCCGACGGGGGCATGGCGCACTTGAGGCTATCCGTTTCGTCTCCGATGTGCTCACGGCAGACGGGACACAGGGCTTGGAAGGGATCCGCCGTCTTCTGCAGCCAGGCGGGCAGCTTGTCGAACTCCTCCTGGTAGTTGCGGCGCAGGGCATTCAAATGGCGGGCCAGGCAGTAGCTGTGCAGATAGTGGAAGCACTCGGTGCGGGTGAACTCGTCGCCGTCGGCGAATCCATACAGACATACGACACACTGACCACTAGGCAGATTGCTGCCGCTCAGGTGCTCCCGCACCACCTCGATGAGGTCGAAGACCACCGGAAACCCAAGGGACTCCTTGATCTTGGCATTGCAGGCGCTTCGAATGGCCTCCAAGCGGGCATCGTCTAGTCCCCGCGGACGCAGCAGCTTAAATGTGGGACTCTCCTCCGGATACCCGGGTGTCGGCTGCACCTGCAAAGTGACGCACACGTACTGCTGCTCCTCTTCCTCGCCGGTCAAAGGCAGTACCGTGGTCTCAATCTGCTCCACATCGCCGCTTTATAGGGATTTCAATATCTGTTGTACTACCGTAAACACATCGGTTTTATCACTTACCTGGGCGTGCGTTTGATGCGAACATCGTCCATTAGGATGGCTTCCAGCGACTCCACCTCGTCTTGTAAACTGCAAAGATCACAAATTTGTAATGAACCAAAGGTACGATTTACCACATTCGTATGCTTACGCGTCCATTTTGCCACcggttaatttatttttttgagtaTTTCTTGGggttttgtttaaaaaatcgaTTTGAGACACCTGAAATTCTGCGAAAACACGACGGCTGTTTTTTGATTTGCTGGAAATACCAAGAATGTAATATCAATTAAAATACCTAAAAATTCGGTCGTACTTAAAAATGATGTTGCTGTTCAACTGGAACGGTCACACCGGCCTGCATAACAATttccatttcttattttaaCAGTCGCATATCCTATTATCTCCAAATGTTGCGCCGGGGATTTTTATTTGGAACCAGCCCCACCTTGCGGAGCCGCCACATGTCAGTAGTGGCCAAGTCCTTGAAATACACACAACACGGCGAGCCGCAAGACGTACTGCAACTGGTGGAGGACAAGCTACCTGATCCCAAGGATAAACAAGTGCTGGTCAAGATCCTTGCGGCCCCTATCAACCCGGCGGACATTAACACTATTCAAGGTATGCCGGGTTGTAAGACgcataataaatatattcaaaaaGCAATGCGACAACCTGTACCCAATAACACTGTAATACAAAAAGGGTTACGTCCTATCGACTTAATGAAACTAAGACTTGATTTTAACTGACCCAACTACACTTCTGAACTAAGAAGCTGGATTCCTGAAAAAGTGCTTTTGAGTTTGCTGATAGTTATCGGTTAATCGTTGTACTTTGAACTATGTTCCATTTAAGAATccagaatatatatatagacatCTCTTAATCGCACAGGAAAATACCCGGTGAAGCCCAAGTTTCCAGCCGTTGGCGGCAATGAATGTGTGGCGGAGGTCATCTGCGTGGGCGACAATGTCAAGAGCTTGGAGGCGGGGCAGCATGTCATTCCCCTGGCCACCGGCCTGGGCACCTGGACTACGCACGCCGTTTATAAGGAGGATCAACTGATGGTCGTGTCCAAAAAAGTGGGACTGGCTGAAGCCGCCACCTCAACGGTAAATCCCACCACCGCCTACCGCATGCTTAAGGACTTCGTGCAGCTTTGTCCGGGTGACACCGTCATTCAGAACGGAGCCAACAGCGCCGTGGGTCAGGCAGTGCATCAGCTGTGCCGCGCCTGGGGTATTAATAGCATTGGCATCGTTCGCGATCGCCCCGAGATTGCCGAGCTCAAGCAGATGCTGCAATGTCTTGGAGCTACCGAAGTGCTAACCGAGGCTGAAATCCGCACCAGCGACATCTTCAAGTCGGGCAAGCTGAAGAAGCCCCGCTTGGCCTTCAATTGTGTGGGCGGAAAGAGTGCCACGGAGGTGTCGCGGCATCTGGACAACGGTGGAGTGATGGTCACCTATGGTGGAATGTCCCGCGAGCCCGTCACCGTGGCCACCGGACCGCTCATTTTCAAGGACATTGCATTTAGAGGCTTCTGGATGACACGCTGGTCAAAGGAGAACTACAGTTCCCCGGAGCGTTCGAAAATGTTTCAGGAAATCTTTGAGCTGATGGAGCAAGGGAAGTTCGTGGCCCCGAACCATGAGATGGTGCCcttaaataactttaaagacgCTGCAGCCGCAGCCTTGAACTTCCAGGGATTCACCGGCAAGAAGTATATCTTGGACATGAACGTTTAGTTGCGTAACTTGAGGCTGTGCCTGCCGATttatttacatacatattgTATTGtgtattaaaaatgttatatacTGTGATACAACTCAGACCATCTCAACCTCATTGGTCTGGTACTTTAACTGCAGGGTGAGGGCAGAGGGCGAGGTAACATCGGTTACCGTCAGCTGCTGGCCATCCTGTAGGCCTAATTCGCCCAGCGACTGCGTTAGGTTCTTGCGCGTCGCCTCCTCAATGCTCTTTACCGTGGACATGTACAGAGTCCGCCGCTTGCCATCTTTCATCACAGTGGTAAGCGCCGGGCTTTTGAGCTGAAACCGCGGAGAGTCGCACAGCAGCTTTATTACGTCCTCCAGCGTGGTGGTGTTGGGATCCTCAACGGGCAGCGACTGAGGTGTGTTGCTGCAGGCCAAGCAGTTCTCCGACTTTTCAGCCTCGTAGGTATAAGTGTAGATCCCGTCAAGGTCGTTAAAGTTCAGATAGTTGGCCATGCTATCATAGCAGCTTGTAGCCAACTTAAAGATCTCAAGGGCGCAGGCGGCGGCAATAGCTGCATTCGTACTGGCCACGGCGGGGATTATGTGCTTAACCACGCCCTGGACCAAACGATAGGTGACTCCGGTGATGTTGAACTCGTTGGCCCGCTCCAGGGCCCTTTCATAGACCCATCCAATGTGCTGAGGATCGTCGCCATCCAGGGGAACACCAAACGGATTCTGTTTCTCCCATTGTATGATCTTCACGTACTCAATGCAGTGTTCCGGCAGCCTGGGAGTATTTGCTATGGTGCACAGGGGATAGTTTACCTGCGGCGGGAACAAGTCCAGGGTGCACTCAATGCAGGCCGACAATCCGGGCAGGATGACGCGAGCATTGCCCTTGAAGCCCTCGGTGCCGCCATCAATCATGGGCACTATGGAGCTGGTATCTAATGTGCCGTCTTCCTCGTAGCGCAGCATGGAGAGCAGCATGCCGTTTATCCAGCGCCGGGCCACTATTGAGTCCAGTCCACAGACGATCAGGCGGAACTGCTGGTAGAAGGACTCGTCGAAGTCCTGGATCTTTTTAAAGTGAGGAGTCACCCGGCAGGTTGGCACTCGTCCGTTGATAAAGCGCGCCGCGCACTCGGCCTTCGAGGCACCAATGTCCGTGCGGCGGAACAGGAATTGGCGGTTCAGGTTGGACAGCTCAATGGTGTCCATGTCGATGACATGCAGGTTGCCAAAGCCCATCAGAGCCAGATCCTTCAGCAGCTCGCATCCCAGACCGCCGGCTCCAATGATCAGAACCTGGCACTCGGTCTGCAGGAACTCCAGATTCTCCGGCGAGGAAGCGAAGTCGTCTTTGCAAAAGGGGCCCTCGCGCTCTAGGATATTCCGCAGTCCATTGAAGCGCTTGCTCTGCAAGATCAGGGCAGGATTGGGCGAGTGGACAGACATTTTTGAAACAAAGTCGAGACTCCGATTCGTTTAGCCACACTGGTCGAGTTGGAACAAATATTAGAGATGgttgtttaaaattattatattttttaatatcgaTTTTTAATACCTTACAAccaatacaaataaaattcaTACAGATATTAATTTACATTTATCAAGTAAAGTTTATACATTTCAAACATTCAGCTAGCCAATGGAATTTATTTTCGATAGGTAATGCACGACTTGAGACTATCGAAGGCAAAGTTGATGCCCATCTCTAAGGTCCTGTTAAGTTACAGCGCCACATTTTGTATTAGTTTGGTACTTTGTGatttaagcctagtactcagattgcctaagagtttcactatcCGATAAATCGTGTACTTTGTAGTGTGacggaagttttcaaagttcaccggCAATGCATGATCTTACTTTCAAATCAATTGGAACAATTTAAAATAGAAGAGTatgctggtgcacaaagaaattaaaatataaataaatggaatTTTCATCGaatgtttttgtttatgtaaattagtagttCAAAGCTTcattctcgtcccacggatgatCTTTCCCATCTGCAGTCCAGCTCCGAATCGCAATAGGCATATTGGAACTTGAGGAAGTGGAAGCcggattgggaacggggttgTTCCGCCTGATGCTGCAGGATGTCACACAGCATCCTGGCAATAGCTTCTCCAGCTATCCCTAAGTGGACGCCCttttttcctcctccctaCAGAAGCCAGCGCTTCATCCATCTCcgcttaagctgccaagtagctcgTCGGGGATCGTtctggtggttctgctaaaaagatactATTATTAGTACAAGGtaaccaaattcttttggccagaaCTTAATTTCTCTGCAAGGACACTCCCGGCAGGATGTCGATGTAGGGAgcgaagtcccactcggcgtgttccttcccactgggattctcctCTCGCTCACTCTAGACTCGAGTGCTAGGCTATATCGTCGGCGATTGAACACCACAAAATCTAACGAAGCTCTTGAGTGGGATTGGTTTTAAATAATTAGGGTATTCCCTTAACTGAATCGCTGAATTGTTAAACCTTGGTAAATTGTTAATCAACTGTTTTATACAAACTCCATTTTTCACGCTACTTTATTAAAATACCATGGCAGCAATGTAATATTTTAGTATCTTGAATATGCATTATTTACCTTAGAAATTATATTAGTAGTTCTTCTTACATTTTCAAATGTAGGCACTtacttataataaaaaaaaagcttaatgcttttgctttttgctTTAATATTCGACAGAAACCATTTATGGTCGTTTCCATGATCGCTAAAATTTTCTGTTGAACTTTCAACCATTCAACAGATTAGGGAATAcccaaaatgtattttttaaaatttattttgagcGCAACTCGAAATAGTTCGCCGAAAAATGGTATATCATATATATGCTTTATGGTTTTTGTGTCAAACCTGATCACTGATGGAATTCTTACGATAGATAGATAGCTGAACATGATTACTAATCATGATGCAAACATTCTTGCAACATCAGTGATCAACTTTGTTCTGCTGAACGCAGTCTTAACGCAGtgtaattgttattttggagAAATAGGGTTAATGAATTACCTTATTTATTTAGCACAACATTTTCTGTCTGAACAGACTTTATTATCGGTATTTTTTGTTTGACAATAGAACTGGGTTTCAATTCGAAAAAGGTCACACTGTATTCATGGCGTCAATTTGAAAACAACGGAACTTGAAAAATTGATCGCGTCCTTTTAAGCGTGCTCCGTTTTCTTGTTCGTTATTGTGGAAATAATACAGATTTTCATCACAATTTGTGTTGAATCGAGACATTCAGTGTGCAGGTTGTCCCTGCGAGTGAAAACCTATCCACAGATAAAAGGAGAAAACTGAAGATGGCGCTCTCGGCCCTGGCATCCTTTGATGATCTGAGACGCTGCATGCATGTGTTAACCGATGGAACTGCCGAGGAGGGTGAGTAAAAATGGCTACAAACGAGGTGAATGAATGCTCACATCCTCATCTCTCATCCAGAATTCCTGCGGTTCCTGCGCATGTTCGAGCAATACCACGAAAAGTGCGCTGGTTACGCGGCCGAGACGGCCAGGATCCAAAGCGAGTTGGATAAGTCGCTAACGAAGATGGGCGACCTGGAGGGCAAGCTCTTCCACGCGCGCCGCATTATTGACATGGAGATCAAGGCGCGTCGTCAAGCGGAGCACGAACGCGATGCCATGGAGGGCAAGATCATGGCTGTGGCGGATCTGCTGCGTCACGAGCGCAATCTGAACAATGAGACACGCGACAAGCTCGCCTTCCTGCACACACTTCCCTCCTCAAGGAAGCGCAAATCGCTGAATGCTGTGCGGGAGGATAAGTCCTATGGCGACATCAACTCCACCGGCTCTCTGCTTTCCGATCTGTCTATTACACACTCTGAGGACGACTTTCTTGATGTGCGCACATCGAAATCCTGGCGCGAGCACCGACCCTCGCTGCCCAAGAACACGATTCCCTGTGTCGGCAACAAGAGATCGCGCCTGAGTACTGGCCTCAACGGCAGTATGACCGGAAACACCCCAACCACCAGTAAGTCACGGCGCTCAGGCGTGGGTATCGGAGTGGAGCAGCACACGGTGGATGTGGGTCAGGGCGCTGAGCGCTTTTGTGCCACTACCAAGGTAACCATACCCCAGGATGGGCAGGGCGTGATTAGAGCAGAGTCGACCATTGAGTCGCTACCGGTGATTGGTGGAAAAGAGAGGATTGGTGACGGACTGTCCTCGACGCCACGACGATCTGTACTGAAGGAGGCTACCGCTCCGCCGCTGACACCGGAAAACGTGATGGCGACGCACGTGACCGAATCCGGAACACCTCTGCAGCACCGTCCGCTAATGAGGAACCACACCTTTAGCCAGAAGACTTTCTTGCGCGGGGACAATTGCGTGCAGTGCCAAAAACGGTTGGTATCCTAAAACTCTCAGTATAATCTTTattcattaaattttataCTTTTTCCAGAATTCGGTTTGGGGCTGTTGGTCTAAGATGTCGGGATTGCCCGGTTCGCTGCCACATCGATTGTCGGTATCTGCTAACCGTTAGCTGTGTGCCCCAAACGGGAACGCCCACAACTAAGACCATGACCGGCTACGTCACAGACTTTGCCCCGTCTATTGCCCCAATGATTCCGGCTCTGATTGTGCACTGTGTCAACGAGATAGAAGCCCGTGGCCTCACTGAGGTGGGCCTATACCGGTTGTCGTCGTCTGAGCGGGAGTACAAGGCTCTTAAGGAGCAGTTTTTGCGAGGCAAGGCCACTCCACATCTGGGCAACACGGACATCTACGTATTGTGCTGTTGTGTGAAGGATTTCCTTAGGTCTCTCACAGAGCCTCTCATTCCGACCAGCCAGTGGAAGGATTTTGCCAACGCTGTGCAGAATCCAGACAACAATGTCGCTCAGGAGATGCTTTATAAATCGGTGAAGCAGCTACCTCAAGCCAATCGGGATACGCTGGCCTTCCTCATACTGCACTTCCAGCGGATTGCTCAGTGCCCAGTTGTGCTGATGCCGATCGATAACATCTCGCTCATCTTTGGCCCCACCATCGTGGGCTACTCCACGCCAGATCCCGACCAGCATGCGATCTACACAGAGGTCTTCACCCAGAAACAGGTGATGAAGGCACTGCTCGAGCTGCCGGTTTCGTTCTGGGAGCAATACATCGTTGTAGATCCAACAAGAACGCCGGCATCAGAGATCAAGAGGGTGCCCAGCAGCAAACATGACTTGCTGTCGCTGTATGGTAAGTGACATACGGAATTATTATAGTCTATTTTCCTAATTATTTTTTCCACAGCAACTCCCTTCAAAGGCGGCACCATTAAGAAGCGAAAGTTTTATGGCACGCCGCCGGCATCTGCCCACAAGAAATAATAAGCCTTTCCTCGTTGGAAGGAATTTGACGTGTTACTTAAGTTTACTTCAAGTATTTGCAGTTTTTTGTTTCCGGCCAGCCATCCCCGAGCTGTATTTATATTTGTACCCAACTAACACAAGCCGCTTTTCTTTATAATTAATGCGTTCGATTATAAGCTTAAGCCCATAATTCATACTAACGAAAGTATACTCATTTTGAGAAACAGTAGAATATGCATATGAAAGCAATGAGAAAAATAAACCAATagatgaataaataaaaataatgtaacaatttttatttcataaaCTGTACTACTAGTGATTTTTTGTTTGTCAAGAATTAATACTATTTCTTGAGTAACACTTTTCTTTCCAGTGGTTTTTGACCCCGAATGATTGGCGTAATTGTTATGATTATCATAAATATGTCACCAATTTCCGCTGTTAAGAGAATTTAACCCTTTTACAATCTTATTAATACACAGAAATGGGGGGTATTTCGTGTGGATTTGCCATTACAGTAGAATTACAACTAATATAACAAATTATACGTATACATTATGGAAAGACCAACTGATAAGTTTATctaaaagcaaaacaaactCAGTCAATGATACATGCAAAGCGATAATCAGAGCCGCTCAGAAAAGCCCATGACAGAATATTACACTGCTATCGTCATATTTTCATCAAACAGGTTTTGATTGGACAGTTCCCGTAAAAACACAGAGGTCTTCACCCAGAAACAGGTGATGAAGGCACTGCTCGAGCTGCCGGTTTCGTTCT
Protein-coding regions in this window:
- the LOC108019856 gene encoding enoyl-[acyl-carrier-protein] reductase, mitochondrial; translated protein: MLRRGFLFGTSPTLRSRHMSVVAKSLKYTQHGEPQDVLQLVEDKLPDPKDKQVLVKILAAPINPADINTIQGKYPVKPKFPAVGGNECVAEVICVGDNVKSLEAGQHVIPLATGLGTWTTHAVYKEDQLMVVSKKVGLAEAATSTVNPTTAYRMLKDFVQLCPGDTVIQNGANSAVGQAVHQLCRAWGINSIGIVRDRPEIAELKQMLQCLGATEVLTEAEIRTSDIFKSGKLKKPRLAFNCVGGKSATEVSRHLDNGGVMVTYGGMSREPVTVATGPLIFKDIAFRGFWMTRWSKENYSSPERSKMFQEIFELMEQGKFVAPNHEMVPLNNFKDAAAAALNFQGFTGKKYILDMNV
- the tum gene encoding rac GTPase-activating protein 1, giving the protein MALSALASFDDLRRCMHVLTDGTAEEEFLRFLRMFEQYHEKCAGYAAETARIQSELDKSLTKMGDLEGKLFHARRIIDMEIKARRQAEHERDAMEGKIMAVADLLRHERNLNNETRDKLAFLHTLPSSRKRKSLNAVREDKSYGDINSTGSLLSDLSITHSEDDFLDVRTSKSWREHRPSLPKNTIPCVGNKRSRLSTGLNGSMTGNTPTTSKSRRSGVGIGVEQHTVDVGQGAERFCATTKVTIPQDGQGVIRAESTIESLPVIGGKERIGDGLSSTPRRSVLKEATAPPLTPENVMATHVTESGTPLQHRPLMRNHTFSQKTFLRGDNCVQCQKRIRFGAVGLRCRDCPVRCHIDCRYLLTVSCVPQTGTPTTKTMTGYVTDFAPSIAPMIPALIVHCVNEIEARGLTEVGLYRLSSSEREYKALKEQFLRGKATPHLGNTDIYVLCCCVKDFLRSLTEPLIPTSQWKDFANAVQNPDNNVAQEMLYKSVKQLPQANRDTLAFLILHFQRIAQCPVVLMPIDNISLIFGPTIVGYSTPDPDQHAIYTEVFTQKQVMKALLELPVSFWEQYIVVDPTRTPASEIKRVPSSKHDLLSLYATPFKGGTIKKRKFYGTPPASAHKK
- the Uba3 gene encoding nedd8-activating enzyme E1 catalytic subunit, coding for MSVHSPNPALILQSKRFNGLRNILEREGPFCKDDFASSPENLEFLQTECQVLIIGAGGLGCELLKDLALMGFGNLHVIDMDTIELSNLNRQFLFRRTDIGASKAECAARFINGRVPTCRVTPHFKKIQDFDESFYQQFRLIVCGLDSIVARRWINGMLLSMLRYEEDGTLDTSSIVPMIDGGTEGFKGNARVILPGLSACIECTLDLFPPQVNYPLCTIANTPRLPEHCIEYVKIIQWEKQNPFGVPLDGDDPQHIGWVYERALERANEFNITGVTYRLVQGVVKHIIPAVASTNAAIAAACALEIFKLATSCYDSMANYLNFNDLDGIYTYTYEAEKSENCLACSNTPQSLPVEDPNTTTLEDVIKLLCDSPRFQLKSPALTTVMKDGKRRTLYMSTVKSIEEATRKNLTQSLGELGLQDGQQLTVTDVTSPSALTLQLKYQTNEVEMV
- the LOC108019855 gene encoding E3 ubiquitin-protein ligase RNF25 — encoded protein: MDALQDEVESLEAILMDDVRIKRTPSGDVEQIETTVLPLTGEEEEQQYVCVTLQVQPTPGYPEESPTFKLLRPRGLDDARLEAIRSACNAKIKESLGFPVVFDLIEVVREHLSGSNLPSGQCVVCLYGFADGDEFTRTECFHYLHSYCLARHLNALRRNYQEEFDKLPAWLQKTADPFQALCPVCREHIGDETDSLKCAMPPSELLNAPDFKVTEELRQMQQRMSELYLQQKSRGAIIDVKAEGSAVISIETEEDIRRRRRREEAEAAKKLEGPAKEEAIKPTTSSTFAPVVQETQRIMPEPTNNNYHHNRRHYRGGRRHHHQHQHGHHHRVERDREQNAAAAPATAGGSTSNSGNGKQAKAQSASSGHAR